The DNA window ACCGAAGCTCTAAATACCAATGGTTGGTGCACAACAGAATAAGATGAACAAAATGAAGATGGAAGAATAGAGAGAAAGTTGTAACTAACTTTTACTTAATTGAAAACGGTTACATGAATGATTCAACACTTTATTCTctccaaaattacaaaaaataaaagcAATATAAACTAAACCTATATTGAGACAGCTCGCTAAAGCCCAATTCAGAGTCCAAAACAAATTAATAAGAAACACATTATGAATGTGCAATTACACTTcaacaatattaaatattatattttttaattaaattataattttaataatatattcaaaTAGTTTAAGCTTAGAACAGACCATTAGATTAATTGACTTATATAATATTGTTTTGAGACATGTGTATTACTATTTTAATACTTATTTACTATTATTTTGAGACTTATACGTTATTATTTTGAAacttttatactattatttttagaGTTGTGGATTAAGTCAATAACATCTAATACAACGTCAATAAAACCCAACAAAATATTACATACATAAAACTATTCTAAGCTAATTTGACACTACATGCATAAGTTGTTGTCAATATTGTAGTTGTCCATAAAATGTAACACCCAATTTCAAGTAGAAAAAGAATAGAGTATTTTTGTTATTGGAGagatatttttcaaaaatgaaatttattttaataactttACAATTCAAATGTActatacaataaaaatattatattcaaaaaaattataacatagaATCATAAATCATAAATTTAGACTCAATTGTGATCCAACTTTAGTGGAATTGGAAGAAAAACTTACACCTAAAAAATAATCATCTTAGTGGAATGAGATGCTACAATCTCAGTGATCTCCCAAAGAGGGATAAAACTTAATATGCCACATATGAAGTATAActattgattatatatatatatatatatatatatatatatatatatatatatatatatatatatatatatatatatatatacatatgaaGTATAActattgattatatatatatatatatatatatatatatatatatatatatatatatacatatatatatatatatatatatatatatatatatatatatatatatatatatatatatatatatatatatatatatatatatatatggagcatatcaagtgagagcatttttaaatgagagatgagaggaagaaatatcaaccattggattcatcaggagagagaaattaatagcctcattaatgtattaacattctctctctcttgatgaatccaatgattgatatttcttcctcttatctcttatttaaaaatgttctcacttgatatgcttcatatatatatatatatatatatatatatatatatatatatatatatatatatatatatatatatatatatatatatatatatatatatatatataatcattatAGCATTAGATATGTACTTGAATCTTAAAACACATGTACACATGGTTCCATATACATGGACAATCACTATTACATTTAATTAACCATAATATTAATGCAAATTGTATGAATCAAATAGAAACACATAAATACATTATCTTATTAATTTTACCCTTTAAAGGACATTCCTGAGGTAAGTCGTTCTCAAGAAACCTACTTATCTGACCGATAGCAACTTAATCGAACATGGACATGGCACACAATCATTCAATTCTTCAAAGACACTCTAAGGTGACCTGTCTTAGAGGCATGATCATCTAGTTAATATTAAATGCAGATCAACTCagagaaataataaattatatcacATAAATCAAAATCCCTATAAAAAGGCTATCAAACTTAGGCGAGGTATAATTTCTCTACCACCGATACATAAACATAATAATCAAttactaacaaaaatataatCGTTCACTTAAGAATAAGAAAATTTATTCTTATTAAAATAGTTCCAAAATCATATTTTCCACTAGTCTTATATAAAATTTGACTATTTGGTTAAAACATCAAATGGAGTCACATTCAAGTGAATGGACATTTTTTGGAAAGCTTAGAATGTTTATATTAAcactattctttttattttaggaCTTAAGGTTCCAATTGGATCGATTTAATAAAACAATATGGACTAGTATATAAATAAGGTAAAATATTTTGTCCAACTTGTTACTATAACCTCTATCCCAAATTATAAGACgctttgcaaaaaaaattatcCCAAATTATAAGTCACTTTAAAACTACAATTCAacatgaataattttttattaaaatatcctCTAATATTTATTACTATTccttctttcaactctttttaatttctctttcattTGCAACTAATGAAAGGTATTATTGTAAAGTCATAAATAATATGTATTTTTGATACAATATTAATTCGTGTGAAATACCCAAAATATTTTATAGTTCGGAATGAAGGAAGTAATATATATTGCATATTACTTAATAAAATGGGACACTTGAAAAGTCTAATAAATGTTGTCTACTTTCTTATTATGTAAAGTTTAGTATTAAAGGACTTGTGTAGAGTGATTTATAAGAGAATAACTAACACTATGTCGAATAATTATATTGAATTTCAAAATAGTGGTTGAGCTTGCATGTCAGTTTTCTTAACTTTACCACAACTAAAAAGATTCAAATCAAAGTCTATCTCGTGCTAAATTTTGTCTAGTTTCTAATTGTTCAATTTTCACTCCTAAAAGATAGATATCTGTAACTAAATTTATATGGAAACCACTAACAAGTTATCTTAATCACAAGTTTTAGAACGTTCATACAACTCTTTTCTCATTAACCCAAAATAGTTTCTGCATCTTAGAGTCCTCACTAGTGTAGATAAGGGATTCAACACCAATTTTTTAGAGATTTAATACCTGATTTTTTCCGGTGTTGTTGCTACCGGTATTGTAAGTATGTTTTTGACACCGGTTTTAAAAAAGGTATGGTAAGTAGATTTAACACCGATAATAAACTGGTGTTATAAATGTTACATATGGGTGTTAAAACTAACATTCGACACGTTTTTTCTCTTTTAAAGAGGTGTAAACATTTATAAATCGTACCTActttcactagtacaaaaatgttaatttacacccgttttttattaaatttacacccatcatttttaataaaaatcgggtgtatatctacagggtgagaaatgtctaacgaatttacacccgttatttttaacaaaaatcgggtgtaattgggcgtaattacgtttttaattacaccctgttttaataaaaatcgggtgtaattgggcgtaattacgtttttaattacaccctattttaataaaaatcgggtgtaattggcgtaattacgttttaattacaccctgttttaataaaaatccggtgtaaatgggcttaattacgttttaattacaccctgttttaataaaaatcgggtgtaattgggcttaattacgttttaattacaccctattttaataaaaatcgggtgtaattgggcttaattatgttttaattacacactattttaataaaaatcgggtgtaaatatgttcttaattacccctattttagtaaaaaatcgggtgtaaatacgtcatttatgaatgaacaattatatctatttacaccctatttagttatatttcattttcagtcataatattgcaaatactataaaatcatacacataaaaatcatattttaactaagtcaaaatatttttaatattaaccaaaaagtatacaaaatcatgtgcagtcataatatttcaagtactataaaatcatacacataaaaattatattttaactaagtcataacactttcttcatatataagttttcttcttcttcttcttctttggcttttgttttggcaACATTTCTATGTCCTTATCCACTTCAACCATTTGCATTTGATCTTGTAGATTTTGctcctcaaccttttgatttTCAACCATTTGCAGCATACAAACCATGCCACATCTAAAGCTGAGTGATAGAAACCGGTACCAATTGAAATAATTCACTTAATAACAATGATTATTTGTTGAATATTCTCTATAGAAATGATCTCAAACAGAAACAAAACACAATGTTAGTCAAACTTCTTAATGGGAAGAGGCAAGGCAACACAACAAGTTTATAACAGCTAGCATGTATAAGGACTTGCAGGGATGAATGAGTTTCACCATCACCAGAGAAGCTGCAGCTGGTTGAATCACAATGAAACATGACCGAAGCACAAAAAACATTTGGGAGAGAACTAAAGATAACATTTAGTACCTTATTTTTTCATAAGCAGATTTGGGAGAGAACTAAAGATAACATCAGCAAACAGATAACATCAGAAAAACATTTGAATACGCAGCTAAGTCAATTACTAGCTAAAAAAACTTAAGAAAATTCCTTTCATTCTCAAAGGTAACAATTTAAGTATATCAACTATATTTATATATCTATACAAATAGATCAAATGAGAAAAGAGCAAAAACTTTATATGAACTGTACCAAAGTTCTCAACATGCTAATAGTAGACATAATTGTCATGTATAATGAAAAACTAACACAGACACCATATAACTTTTGGTGTCTTTACCACTCATTCAGCATTTGGTCTCGAaactaaaatcaaacaaaaacataCAAACATACAAACCAATTAATTTACTGAACAAAACGAGATCAGTTGAATCAACAGCAAAAGAAGCTAAAAAAAACAAGACACCATATCAATATGATGTAAAACTAGTACCTGTTGAAGTAGTGCAATCCTCTGATTAGTTGCAGCCATAACAAGAGCACAAAAAGGAAACCTCGAAGCCTTCAAACTGTTACTCATCTTAAATCCTTCGCTAGCCCGAATACTCCCACCCCAGCACACAAAATTCTGATACACAAACTCAACAAACCCATCCGAACAAAGCGTCCTCCGACAAAACAATGGCGTATCAGGATGGTCAGGAGAATGCAAGTAaacaaacaacaacttaaacgAATTCCTCGACCTCTGAAGCGCGTCCATGAAACCCTCACTCACAAAATTAGGTCTCCCCATTCCATAGTCCTTCTCAAAagccgaaacaaaatccatagctTCAGTAGTCGCCGCCGACACAGAAACCAACGACGCAGAAGCTGATGAAGACGAAGTTGCCAAGCCCAAACCTGATCCTGATCCCGATCCCAAGCCCATGAAGCCCAACGAATACGAAAGAACACCACCAGCCGCCCATAATCCCAAACCAACTGCACCAGAAATCAACCCTAGACTATCGGAAATCACAGAGACAAGCAATTTGATTATCTTCCAAGCCAATCCGGGAGGTGGCGGAGGAAGTGGCGGTTCCGATTGAGAAGATGATAGTAATAATGATGGATTGGCGGTGGAATCAGACGGTGGTGGCGGTTTGGGTTGTGACGAGGTGATGGAATCAGAGGGTGGAGTTGGTTTGGGTTGTGAGGAATGATTCATGGTGTATCAAGTGTATCAACTACCAATTTCACGGACGAAGATGTAGATCAATCAGAAACTGTAGTTTCGCCGCAGATTTGGGGGTTTGAGGAAAAGCAACACATAAACCTCCTCGTCAACTGTGAGATGGGAAACTTGGGACCATATCCATCAGCCCACTTCCAGTTATCAAAAATAGTCCAGAAGAGGTAACCAAGCACAGGCACACCCTGTAGAACAGATTACAAGAAGGTTTAAGATGCAATTAGTGTTTCTGAAAGAATAATTCAATGTTTAAGAATGAAATTTTCAGAGTCAAACCTTGATCATAACTGCATAATCAGCAAGCAAATGCTCCAACAGATACGGCCGACAGATCAAATCAGTCTcatatgaaattttattttaagcTTAAGAGGAACTTTTCCATAGGAGAAAACACAGTGCAACGTTTAAATCCCATAACACATACACAATATTTGAAATAAAAGACAACAAACAAACTATCATTTACCATTAATGCTTCAAGGTAAAACACACTTAGTAGCTTTTGGGTGTTGAAATAGCATTGATCCTGATACAAACCAGAAAATACAAATGCAGATAAAACAGAAATAAGGATAGTAATGAGGAATGATAGCTTTATTATCAGATCCCCTATTCTAGTCAATTCTCCATTGTAAACAATACCATATAAGTTACAATATATACATAAACTACAAAATGATAAAGGTTGAAAATATTGAACCGTTTGCTTTTTGTAGTTCATAATGAAATTTTTATATAGGATGAATGAATCACAATCTTTAAGCACACAGGAATATCATCTTTGACCTGAAACAATAGCTCATAATGTCAATGACTTAATTATGTAGATCTTTTCCATTTAACATATAGTTAAATAAGAAACCTGACATGAAAATTCATAAACTTAAACAAAATATTACACAAAACCACAATTTTCTCCAAGTATCTTGTTAGTCAAATATCACCTAAAAGTAGTGCATTAAGAAACACTATATATATGAAGGTTAAGTAGTAGGTTACTAGAATTATTCATGAATAATGAACATCATCAGTATTGGGAGTTTCAAAATCTAATTATTAAAACTAgtaatgaaaaaagaaaatagcAAGTTGTAAGTTCAAGAAAGAATTATTATGCATAAAATAAAGTTATTTATAGTGAAAAAAGTGTGCTCTCAAAGACGAATACTTGGCACTGGCATTTGATTATTGGTCAGACCCTACTATGGAGGTTTCTACTTACATTAAGGCTGCCAAAGTTGACGGCATTGTGACCGATTTTCCAACTACTGGATAAGTGCATACAGATATATCAGTAAGTAAATTCAAATATGTTTAGACTTCTTAATCAATCCAAGCAACTATAAGCTATTTACTCTGTTGCACCATTAACTATGAAGCTATTTTTCAAAAGCAAAGGTTGAAACCTTATGTACCGTTTCAAAATTTtgcaggaagcctgtgtagctatCTTTAGGCACGTATCCCTGTGGAACCAAAGATTGGTGATTGGATGGAGATTGTTCCAATTGATTTGAGACCAGCAAAATAAGCTCAAATTAATTATTCTCTAACTTCTCTATTCAGCCTAGTTGTTGGGATTAGACCTTAACACAATATCCTATTAGAAGTTGGCAACAATAACATCCACAAGTAGCAAATGATGAGACCAAGCAATAGTTTTCAATAAATTTTGAAGACGCCAAAACAAATCTTAAAATTTACAAAATATGGATAAAAAAGTTAATaacaaatttgataaaaaaaaaagttaagatACCTCAAGAGATGATGCATTTTGTGGGTCTTCTAACCTCCGCAAAGGACCTTCATTGATAGAAAACACATTCCTCCAAAAAGTGACGACATGTGTAATTGATTCTGCTGGCTGAGGAGCAGAAGACAATGCCTCTCCGGAAAGCAATCTGGCTGTTCCAGTAAAACTTCTTGACCTTGAAGAACTTTCAGTAGGAGCATCAACAGCTACTTGCCTAGCCTGATAAATATCATCCACAGTTTGACCACCTCTAGTAGGATCTTGGGCAAGCATACCActgcaacaacaaaaataaagGTGCATTAAAACTTTTTCTAGCTTATTGAAATTAgtcaattatatatcaaatgaaACTAAGCATTATGATGAGCTTCTAACTCATTGAAACTTGTCTGTTATAATCAACAAAACTAAGCTTCAATCTCATTGAAACTTGTCAATTATATCCAATGAAACTAAGCTCTAGGATGAGCTTCTAACTAACTGAAACtgacaattaaattaatttttacaatGTATCACTAACCATGGTAAATAAAAGAGCTTATACTAACAAAGATAcacaaaataatttaaacttatATCTCAACATTTGTTTAATAAATCAATATGATTTAAAAAAGTTTACTCATTTACTTTAACTCATCTTGCTAATTGTTGCATTATATAGGATTTATCAATATTGCCATTATTAGTGGCAGAAGCGATATTGCATCAGTAAACATAAGAGGAACATAACAAGAAGAACTTAAATTATACTTCATTCATTTCATCACCACATACCGCAATAATCATCGATTTAAGTCAACAACTCAATACTTCCATTACTGGTGCTAGCAACAACAAACACATTAAAGGGGTGTAAGTGGAGAAATTCATATACCTGATCCTAAGGTACTTCTATTTTGACCAAACATTTCTGCTACAGTCAATTATGGTGTTTCCAGGAGGGTCCTGGATGTCGTTCAACATCGTTGACATTTCATTGACCACCTGGTGTTTCAGCTAGAGGCAGAGTTGCAATGATATTTTTTCCAACTATGCATGTATGTAACTCTGACCATCAACACTACTTTCTCAAAGCTTTGTTGTCGAGGCTTCGTTGTGATTCATTTTCCTTCAATTTCTTCTCCCAAAAGTCACATCCCCACAAGATATATAAGCACTTATAACAACAGTCCACACAACAACATTACTCTCACGCATTTCACCAAACACTTTATAAGCATCTTCAACACAACCCTTTGCCGAGTACAGATCAATCAACGAAGTAGCCACAAATGAACTCGACTTAAAACAACACTTTGAAGCACAACAATGAACTTCTTCGCCTTCTACAAATCCTTCGACTTCGCACACGATTCAATGATCATCGGAAACGTGAAGCAATTCGGCATCGCCGCTGGCATAGTTCAGTTTCTAGAAAAAAAACGACGACGTCGCGATGAAGTTCGATTTCGGGCATTAATTTGTGACAAGTATTAAAAAAAAGAGGGTTGGTTAGACTGCTTTAACTTGAAAGATAAGAGAGGAGTTTGCTCCATGTGGAATGCGAATGAAGAAGAAGGGTGAGAAGGTTTGAAGGGAAAGGATGAAGTGGAAGTGTGCCCTAAAGACACAGTGCAGACTGTGGGAAGCATAGGAAATAGGTCGtggatggaagaaaatgagagagagcgaggaagaagatggaagATGGAGAAGGTGCAGAGGATTCTTTTGGTGAGCTGTGGAAGCGAATGTTTCAAAATTGCTACATATAAATTTACTTTTATATCTTCtgctagttttttttaaataatttttataggttTGGATTCTTTTTTAGAACAACTCAGAAATTTGTTAGAAAATTCTGATGCTTTGTTCTTCGATTCCGTTTTTAAAAAACGTTTAGAATGAGAGTTTTGTTTAATACTATGAAATTAGAGTTTTGTTACTATGCCATtaatatatatgtttaaattattttatttatctaatacATTTAGACTCATTAATAATTACTCATTAATTTGTTAATAATGTTTAAGTTATTTGTTAATATGTTATATACATTACatattttgagttataaaataaaattaaataactttttttaatatataaatttacacccgttttttagtttaatgggagtaattgagatttgattataataataaattcaatttaaacccgtttttaaaaaataaggtgTATATTGTCATCTGATAATGcttaaaatgacactttatttacgaAATTGCCATCGCATTTCTcaattacacccgtttttagtatattgggtgtaaaatttaaaattacatttaactttttgCACTAGTGTTTTTTCAAAAACCGGTGTTAAAGTTTAATAGAGAGTAGTTTGATTGAAAAGCAACTTATGACACCTATTTTtaccaaaaaaataatataaaataaacatattgtaccatttttcttcaaaattgagTGTTAAAAGTTTGATGGAGTTATCTGGTTAGAACCCAACCTTTCACacatgcttttttttttcttaaattgttTGTGTGGCGTATATATATCAcacctattttttttattaaagttagTGTTATAAATGACATCGAGTGtcatttgattttaaatgaaCCATAAACaaatagtattttttaaaatagatgaaAAAAACTGCATAAcataattgtttaattttaaagaGTTAAGGACGCATATGTAACctgtaaattttttattattgtttcaaCTAAACAAAATTAAACTCACCATTTTGGTTTAAATTTAACAAATTATACCATAGACGGTAAATCCaaactcaaaaaaaattatattaaaaaataaagttaattaataatttaatataaattcttATAAAACACCGTCTTTTATCAAACTCCttgtttctttctcttcaagttgaTATTGTTCTTCAACTATTTGTAAAAAGAATTGAGCTCAAAGTTGTTTGATATTATCACTAACATCTGGATCATCATATATCTACAAATGTaaactataaaataaattaaacgagAACATGTTAAAACATGAAGTGATGTGATTTTCATGTTAAACATTTTGTTATTACCTCATGTAGTCCTTGAAATATACCCGTCCGAATAATGTCAAACATATTTTTCATTACATAATAACCACAAGCCCAACTATTTTTTTGTTGATGTGCCTAcaaatttaatgaaataaaaaaacatataatcatttatatataattatatataaataaaatatcaatatatttaaaataatttacttaCCTTGATAGTTATAAatttaaaacatacaatcttTGTATATATCTTGTTTTCAACTCATATAACTTGTTTTCAACTCAGTATACGAAAACAACTCATATATcttgttttcaaatatctttattatagtttaattaattattttgtatttattattttgaatatgTTTTTTCAAATATGACAACTTAGTATACGGAAACAATCTTAAGGTGTTATATAATTGGATAGAGCCAATTTTCTACATGAGAAATGGAGTAGCCTAGAAACCtgaatattttgcataattagaTTTAAAACTCCATACCTCACGTGTTGGTTTAAATTGGCAGTTTGTTTCTTCTGTTTCCTTTGAATACTAAGAACATTGGATATATGACAAACGAAATGAAGCTACATTATagaaacaaatcaaaataaaataattatcacAAGCAATGATTAATAGATTTCATATTAATAAAGCACCTTATGATGGAAATCAAACTGTGTGCTTAAGAACTAATTATCAACAATATaactaattgtttttattttatttctcaaaCTAAAGTTCCTAAAAAGTTAGTCACACAAATATACAATTATCAATAACAATGACCAGTGGACTTCTTGGGATGGAGAAGTTTAAGTACATTGAATCGATGCCATAATCACTGTAAAGATATAAGGATTTCAGGACAATTGATTATAAATGTTACTGTTGGAATGCATATAGAGGAATAATTTCAAGTATAAAACATCACAACAAACAATACCTAGATATCAAGTATCAAATTACATAATCAATATCAGATAACAGTTATAACCTTGAATCAAAgtgatatgaattttttttaatcaaaggaAGATTGTATTAAATCAAAAAGCATAGTGACATGAAATTTCATCTTCAAGGaaaacacaaattaaaaaaaaaaactaaattagagTGAgggtttaagaaaataataataaataaaaggacATACCAGGAGGATCTCGACACAGCGGCGTGTGGCAAGCGAGAGGGAACACCAATTCTCTGCAAATAAATCAACAAATCGAGATATATTCTAATTCAATCGTAAAATTGATCAGCAATTCCAATTTAAAGAAAATTGAAACCTGAACTAGAGGGATTATATTTGTGATTATTAAAAACTGGTTTTGAGAAAGTTTTTTGTTCCGAACATGTTTTGAGGGGATTTTTCAAGTTTGATTGATTAAGAGAGAATCTGCAATTGTAAATCAGTGGTTGTGGATTCCAAAAATGAGAGTATAAGGGATTCACAAGCGTAGGTTTTTCAAAAGAGAAAGTTTTCTGAAGCGCGGATATGAAGCGAACTTTTCTGAATTTTAGCacctattttaattattatttattgtcTATAATTTTTCCAAATCAATTCAGGTACAGACTTTAATTTTGGTATCCCATCTAATATTTCTAAAAACAGGTATGATTTTATATATGTGTGTTTTatcattatattattttatacttaTTTTTCATAAATCAAGTGTCTtacattaaataaatttatttgtatcAAACGTAACATACATTAGACACTAGGTTTCCTAAAAATTGGATATTAATgattaacattaaaataaaaaatttcattttaattacaaaattgccattctatataaatttaatatctttttttaataaaataggtattaTATCAATAATTCTAATGTTATTTGTGTACTAGTGCCTATAGCCTATAGGACCCCTGAACCTTTCCTAAATAGCTAACATACTTACACAATTCTTAAAACACATCATACTCATCaactctatttttaaaaatatcaaacatgGAATATGCATATTCGTCGTGAAAAAAATATCATTCAAACACAACTAGGCATGCATCACGATTGATTCATAAATGAAGCACCAACTCTTGTTTTACAACCATTAATCCTAAAATAATGAGCAATGATGGGAGGAAAACCTTAACAAATAATGAAGATGTTTAATCCCTTTCCTTGCTCATTCAAATCAAACTCCATGATTGATGATTAACCCCTTAATTTCTTCCATAATTCCTTAAAGCAAGTGATCATTTGCAAGTGGTGGATTGATGATCAATAATACTAAATCAGTAATCATTCACTCAAATTACAAATACTGAATAAGGCCCGTGCTTCGCACGGGTCGGAGATCTAGTTGTTATAAActactttatttttaaaaatacgtcTTACGCTCGGTTCAAAGTGAATATTTAAATCTTACTTATACATTATGAAGTTTAGGAGAAGTTATACATGTTTtaatggaatatcatatgcatatCTTCTTCCACTTGGTTTGCATTTCAATGATGTGCAAAAAATCCTTCATTAATATCAATAGCTCATTCAACTAAATATTTGTTTAGACAGTATTGTAGACTTTCTTAAGTCTTTTGTTTTCCCACGAGTCTATCCTCTTTTTAAAGGTAATCTTCTAATGATTTTTAAATTATGTACGTTTGCCTAACTTTTACATTCATTGTAAACTTAATTAGGGGTAAATAGACAAACAATAAAGTCTATGGCCTTGATTATTTAAAGTAATGTTTGTTCAacctaatttaatttaaaaagatAGACTCAAGTGTTTTAAAAacacatttatttaaaaaatgggtgcttttttattatataaagttCACGCTTAAAAGACTCGTGTATAGTGAGTTATAACAGAATTATT is part of the Vicia villosa cultivar HV-30 ecotype Madison, WI linkage group LG2, Vvil1.0, whole genome shotgun sequence genome and encodes:
- the LOC131650250 gene encoding plant UBX domain-containing protein 10-like, which codes for MNHSSQPKPTPPSDSITSSQPKPPPPSDSTANPSLLLSSSQSEPPLPPPPPGLAWKIIKLLVSVISDSLGLISGAVGLGLWAAGGVLSYSLGFMGLGSGSGSGLGLATSSSSASASLVSVSAATTEAMDFVSAFEKDYGMGRPNFVSEGFMDALQRSRNSFKLLFVYLHSPDHPDTPLFCRRTLCSDGFVEFVYQNFVCWGGSIRASEGFKMSNSLKASRFPFCALVMAATNQRIALLQQFRDQMLNEW